From a single Hymenobacter sp. YIM 151500-1 genomic region:
- a CDS encoding DUF4142 domain-containing protein, producing the protein MKKTKVIPQILVASTLLLGTACSTTNTGTGAGTTSGSSTSTDASGSSGATGSGTVNSNSAATNAAGSPSTGAIGSGAGAGTSSTGFTGTAGTAGATGADAAADPTAFMATFATMQDPVFLMNAASSNMLEIQAGQMAAQRATNPDVKKFAQMMVDHHTKATQQLKTVATPLSVQMPQTLMPVHQAMLDRLAAKSGKDFDEEYMDLMEAAHKMDIAMFEVKGKRADVPAVQSFATQTLPMLRSHGTMAGEVEKKVD; encoded by the coding sequence ATGAAAAAAACGAAAGTAATTCCCCAGATTTTGGTAGCCAGTACGCTACTGTTGGGCACGGCGTGCAGCACCACCAACACCGGCACGGGCGCCGGTACCACTTCCGGCAGCAGCACCAGCACGGATGCTAGCGGCAGCAGCGGGGCTACCGGTAGTGGCACCGTTAACAGCAACAGCGCCGCTACCAACGCGGCGGGCTCACCCAGCACAGGAGCTATTGGCTCGGGTGCTGGCGCCGGCACTAGCTCTACGGGCTTCACCGGTACGGCTGGTACGGCCGGAGCCACCGGCGCCGATGCCGCCGCTGACCCCACGGCGTTTATGGCCACTTTCGCCACCATGCAAGACCCGGTGTTCCTGATGAATGCGGCCAGCAGCAACATGCTGGAAATCCAGGCGGGCCAGATGGCCGCCCAGCGGGCCACGAATCCCGACGTGAAGAAGTTCGCCCAGATGATGGTCGACCACCACACCAAGGCCACGCAGCAGCTGAAAACGGTTGCTACTCCGCTCAGCGTGCAAATGCCGCAAACCCTGATGCCCGTGCATCAGGCCATGCTGGACCGGCTGGCCGCCAAGTCGGGCAAGGATTTCGACGAGGAATACATGGACCTAATGGAAGCAGCGCACAAGATGGACATTGCCATGTTTGAGGTGAAGGGCAAGCGCGCCGATGTGCCTGCCGTCCAGTCCTTCGCCACCCAAACGCTGCCCATGCTTCGCTCGCACGGCACCATGGCCGGGGAGGTAGAGAAGAAGGTGGATTAG
- a CDS encoding YheT family hydrolase, which yields MPLVAESRYQPPFYLFNGHLQTIVPSLWRTVPEVRYDRERVETDDGDFLDLDWSRLPAEPPTDALGIVSHGLEGDAGRPYVRGMVRALNQAGMDVLAWNYRSCSGEMNRLLRSYHLGDTDDLDFVVRYALGTGRYRRVYLTGFSAGGNVTLKYLGENPARVPREVQRAAVFSVPTDLKSSSYHIARRENRIYLRRFLKSLRAKMRQKAALLPGQIDLSDLDQLADFPQFDDRFTAPMHGFTSADEYYEHASSGRYLSGIRIPTLLVNAQNDPFLPPSCFPREIAAQSPYVFLETPSEGGHVGFGEGTPDGEYYSERRAVEFLTAEVPA from the coding sequence ATGCCGCTCGTTGCCGAATCCCGTTATCAGCCGCCTTTCTACCTCTTCAATGGCCACCTGCAAACCATCGTGCCCAGCCTGTGGCGCACAGTGCCCGAGGTACGCTACGACCGGGAGCGGGTAGAAACCGACGACGGCGACTTTCTGGACCTGGACTGGTCGCGGCTGCCGGCCGAGCCGCCGACCGACGCCCTGGGCATTGTGTCGCACGGGCTGGAGGGCGACGCCGGCCGGCCTTACGTGCGGGGTATGGTGCGGGCCCTCAACCAGGCCGGTATGGACGTCCTGGCCTGGAACTACCGCAGCTGCAGCGGCGAAATGAACCGCCTGCTCCGCTCCTACCACCTCGGCGACACCGACGACCTCGACTTTGTGGTGCGCTACGCCCTGGGCACGGGCCGCTACCGGCGCGTGTACCTGACGGGCTTCTCGGCCGGCGGCAATGTGACGCTGAAGTACCTGGGCGAAAACCCGGCCCGCGTGCCGCGCGAGGTGCAGCGGGCGGCGGTGTTTTCGGTGCCCACCGACCTTAAGTCCAGCTCTTACCACATTGCCCGCCGCGAAAACCGCATTTACCTGCGTCGTTTCCTGAAATCCTTGCGGGCGAAGATGCGCCAGAAAGCCGCCCTGCTGCCCGGCCAAATCGACCTCTCCGACCTCGACCAGCTGGCCGACTTCCCCCAGTTCGACGACCGATTCACGGCGCCCATGCACGGCTTCACCTCCGCCGACGAGTACTACGAGCATGCCAGCTCCGGCCGCTACCTCAGCGGCATCCGCATTCCGACGCTGCTGGTCAACGCCCAGAACGACCCGTTCCTGCCGCCCTCCTGCTTCCCGCGCGAAATAGCCGCCCAGAGCCCCTACGTGTTCCTGGAAACGCCTTCCGAGGGCGGCCACGTAGGCTTTGGTGAAGGCACGCCCGATGGCGAATACTACTCCGAGCGTCGCGCCGTAGAGTTTCTGACGGCCGAGGTGCCGGCGTAG
- the rsmG gene encoding 16S rRNA (guanine(527)-N(7))-methyltransferase RsmG, producing MPYPTFAGTMDILFHYFPQLTDHQRQLFQQLETEFRGWNERLNLVARTDVGNLAERHFLHSLGIAKVVEFAPGAAVLDVGTGGGLPGLPLAILFPEVKFHLVDSIGKKIHAVQEMARALHLVNLTAEQIRAEQLRPKYDYIVSRAVARLGTFHGWIAHRYKPRGTAAPGSGLYYLKGGDLTEEIKESGLPAKVVDLKDFFAEEFFETKKVVVVPNS from the coding sequence ATGCCCTATCCTACCTTTGCCGGCACGATGGACATCCTCTTTCACTACTTCCCGCAGCTTACTGACCACCAGCGCCAGCTGTTTCAGCAGCTCGAAACCGAGTTTCGGGGCTGGAATGAGCGCCTGAATCTGGTGGCCCGCACCGATGTGGGCAACCTGGCCGAGCGCCACTTTCTGCACTCCCTGGGCATAGCCAAAGTGGTGGAATTTGCGCCCGGCGCCGCGGTGCTCGATGTGGGCACGGGCGGCGGCCTGCCAGGGTTGCCGCTGGCCATTCTGTTCCCGGAGGTAAAGTTTCATCTGGTGGACAGCATTGGCAAGAAGATTCACGCCGTGCAGGAAATGGCCCGTGCCCTGCACCTGGTCAACCTTACGGCCGAGCAAATCCGGGCCGAGCAGCTGCGCCCCAAGTACGACTACATCGTGAGCCGAGCCGTGGCCCGCCTGGGCACCTTCCACGGCTGGATTGCCCACCGCTACAAACCCCGCGGTACCGCCGCCCCCGGCAGCGGCCTCTACTACCTCAAAGGCGGCGACCTGACCGAGGAAATCAAAGAATCCGGCCTCCCGGCCAAAGTAGTTGACCTCAAGGATTTCTTCGCAGAAGAATTCTTTGAGACCAAAAAGGTAGTTGTAGTGCCGAACTCCTAA
- a CDS encoding RNA polymerase sigma factor produces MEVNNQEKQFSAKAKHDFKLIRAAVEQGDEKAYAELMQIYKKPVYHVVLKMVRNPDDAEDLTIEAFAKAFKNLHKFNPEFAFSTWLFRIATNNCIDFIRKNKIKTMSIDSAIKIDNGDEITIDFRDQNLNPQETAIKNQKIEIMQHVVSRLPEKYQRLVTLRYFDELSYEEIAQELKAPLGTVKAQLHRARELLYDMVKNKKEFI; encoded by the coding sequence ATGGAAGTAAATAATCAGGAAAAACAGTTTTCAGCTAAAGCCAAGCACGACTTCAAGCTGATTCGCGCGGCCGTGGAGCAAGGCGACGAAAAGGCGTATGCCGAGCTGATGCAGATCTACAAAAAGCCCGTGTACCACGTGGTACTGAAGATGGTGCGCAACCCCGACGACGCCGAAGATCTGACCATCGAAGCCTTCGCCAAGGCCTTTAAAAACCTGCACAAATTCAATCCCGAGTTTGCGTTTAGCACCTGGCTGTTCCGCATTGCCACCAACAACTGCATTGACTTTATTCGGAAGAATAAAATCAAAACCATGTCGATTGACTCGGCCATCAAAATCGACAACGGCGACGAAATCACCATCGACTTCCGCGACCAGAACCTGAACCCCCAGGAAACGGCCATTAAGAACCAGAAAATCGAAATCATGCAGCACGTGGTGTCACGGCTGCCCGAGAAATACCAGCGCCTCGTTACGCTGCGCTACTTCGATGAGCTGAGCTACGAGGAAATTGCCCAGGAGCTAAAAGCCCCGCTGGGCACCGTCAAAGCCCAGCTCCACCGCGCCCGGGAGCTGCTCTACGACATGGTGAAAAACAAAAAAGAGTTTATCTAG
- a CDS encoding glycosyltransferase: MPFHLSPAVWLLLASVLVQLLYAAYYFLPFARRPAAPAPAPEGAEPVSVLVCAHNEEENLRRLLPRLLQQDYPAGFEIVLIDDRSTDGTALYVQQLAQYYPHVHLVTVASTPAGLSPKKYALTLGIKTTSYSRLLFTDADCVPATQQWLGLMQSGFQHPADVVLGYSPYTQETGFLNKLIRFETFLTGAQYLSFAWRGRAYMGVGRNLAYTRQVFHLTKGFASHIRSLGGDDDLLVQDAVARGARVAVVAEPQAHILSQPARSWGAWWRQKRRHLSAGHRYRWPDRLRLGTFIGANLVFYGTAIGLLFSPSNWVLLAAVWAVRTVAVTVVYDQLSRRLDDQLPPAWVPVLDAVYFFCYLALGISLFLYRTLRWK; encoded by the coding sequence TTGCCGTTTCACCTGTCTCCGGCCGTGTGGCTGCTGCTGGCCTCCGTGCTGGTGCAGCTGCTCTACGCCGCTTACTACTTCCTGCCCTTCGCCCGCCGGCCCGCGGCCCCGGCACCTGCGCCGGAGGGCGCCGAGCCGGTGTCGGTGTTGGTATGCGCCCACAACGAAGAAGAAAACCTGCGCCGCCTGCTGCCCCGGCTGCTTCAGCAAGACTACCCCGCCGGCTTTGAAATCGTGCTCATCGACGACCGGTCCACCGATGGCACCGCCCTCTATGTGCAGCAGCTGGCCCAATACTATCCGCACGTGCACCTCGTTACGGTAGCCAGCACGCCGGCCGGCCTCTCACCCAAAAAATACGCCCTTACCCTGGGCATCAAAACCACCAGCTACTCGCGGCTGTTATTCACCGATGCCGACTGCGTGCCGGCCACCCAGCAGTGGCTCGGGCTGATGCAGAGCGGGTTTCAGCATCCCGCCGATGTAGTGCTGGGTTACTCGCCCTACACGCAGGAAACCGGCTTTTTGAATAAGTTAATTCGATTTGAAACCTTCCTCACAGGGGCACAGTATTTGTCGTTCGCGTGGCGCGGCCGGGCCTACATGGGCGTGGGGCGCAACCTTGCCTACACCCGGCAGGTCTTTCACCTGACCAAGGGCTTTGCCTCTCACATCCGCAGCCTGGGCGGCGACGACGACCTGCTGGTGCAGGATGCCGTGGCCCGCGGTGCCCGCGTGGCGGTGGTAGCCGAGCCCCAAGCGCACATCCTGAGCCAGCCCGCCCGCAGCTGGGGCGCGTGGTGGCGGCAAAAACGGCGGCACCTGTCGGCGGGCCACCGCTACCGCTGGCCCGACCGGCTCCGCCTCGGGACCTTTATCGGGGCCAACCTGGTTTTTTACGGTACGGCAATCGGCCTGCTGTTTTCCCCGTCCAATTGGGTACTTTTGGCCGCAGTGTGGGCGGTACGCACCGTGGCTGTCACGGTAGTGTACGACCAGCTCAGCCGCCGGCTCGACGACCAGCTGCCCCCCGCCTGGGTGCCCGTCCTCGACGCTGTGTATTTTTTTTGTTATCTCGCTCTAGGAATCTCGCTGTTCCTCTACCGTACCCTCCGATGGAAGTAA
- the tgt gene encoding tRNA guanosine(34) transglycosylase Tgt codes for MTFDFVTQDPHSKARAGVVHTDHGAIETPIFMPVGTAGTVKAVQQRDLKQDVQAQIILGNTYHLYLRPGLEVLRQAGGLHRFNGWDRPILTDSGGYQVYSLSGTRKIKEEGVKFRSHIDGSEHLFSPEGVMDIQRTIGADIIMAFDECTPWPCDYQYAARSLDMTHRWLRRCIERFDSTEGYYGYRQTLFPIVQGSTFRDLRVKSAEFVAEQGREGNAIGGLSVGEPAELMYEMTELVCDILPPDRPRYLMGVGTPANILENIALGVDMFDCVMPTRNARNGMLFTTQGIMNITNKKWATDFEPIDAELGGYVSTFYSRAYVRHLFQSQEMLGPQIASIHNLTFYLWLVKQARQQILAGTFRAWKDRMVQQVMTRL; via the coding sequence ATGACCTTCGACTTCGTAACGCAGGACCCACATTCCAAGGCCCGCGCCGGGGTGGTGCACACCGACCACGGCGCCATCGAAACCCCGATTTTTATGCCCGTGGGCACGGCCGGCACCGTGAAAGCCGTGCAGCAGCGCGACCTGAAGCAGGACGTGCAGGCTCAGATTATCCTCGGCAATACCTACCACCTCTACCTGCGCCCCGGCCTGGAAGTGCTGCGCCAGGCCGGCGGCCTGCACCGGTTCAACGGCTGGGACCGGCCCATCCTTACCGACTCGGGCGGCTACCAGGTGTATTCGCTGAGTGGCACGCGCAAAATCAAGGAGGAGGGCGTCAAGTTCCGCTCCCACATTGATGGCTCTGAGCACCTGTTTTCGCCGGAGGGCGTCATGGACATCCAGCGCACCATCGGGGCCGACATCATCATGGCCTTCGACGAATGCACGCCCTGGCCCTGCGACTACCAGTACGCCGCCCGCTCCCTGGACATGACCCACCGCTGGCTCCGGCGCTGCATCGAGCGGTTCGACTCCACGGAAGGATACTACGGCTACCGCCAGACGCTATTCCCGATTGTGCAGGGCTCCACGTTCCGAGACCTGCGGGTGAAGTCGGCGGAGTTTGTGGCCGAGCAGGGGCGCGAGGGCAACGCCATCGGGGGCCTGAGCGTGGGCGAGCCGGCCGAGCTGATGTACGAGATGACTGAGCTGGTCTGCGACATTCTGCCTCCGGACCGGCCCCGCTACCTGATGGGCGTGGGCACGCCGGCCAATATCCTGGAGAATATAGCGTTGGGCGTGGATATGTTTGACTGCGTAATGCCCACCCGCAACGCCCGCAACGGCATGTTGTTCACCACCCAGGGCATTATGAACATTACCAATAAGAAATGGGCCACCGACTTCGAGCCGATTGACGCTGAACTAGGCGGCTACGTCAGCACGTTTTATTCGAGAGCCTACGTGCGCCACCTCTTCCAGAGCCAGGAAATGCTGGGCCCGCAAATTGCCTCCATCCACAACCTCACCTTTTACCTGTGGCTGGTGAAGCAAGCCCGCCAGCAGATTCTGGCCGGTACCTTCCGCGCGTGGAAAGACCGGATGGTGCAGCAGGTGATGACGCGGCTGTAG
- a CDS encoding LptF/LptG family permease gives MRLLDKYILKKFLTAFFFAVVLLVSVICVIDFTEKNDDFIQHNLGAWQIFSEYYVNLFPYFANLLSPITVFIAVVFVTAQLAARTEVVAILASGISFKRFLLPYVMGSAILGALTMAMTGWIIPLANKTRVAFEKAYIKNPYRFDARNVHFKIGPQSYVFMESYDNVNNVGYRFALETIDGTLLKRRLTAEAITWDSTKKAWHLTPQLVRTFRGEQETLQSLPARDTTLNLYPKDFASTYRLGETMTLPELNRYIQQKIDRGADDTQVYLSEKYERYAYPYAMFILTVIGVIMSARKSRAGVGGQIALGFVLAFVFIIFVILSRNFAAVGSLSPLLAAWVPNLVFTGIGLVLYRVVPR, from the coding sequence ATGCGCCTTCTCGATAAATACATCCTTAAGAAGTTTCTGACTGCCTTTTTCTTTGCGGTGGTGCTGCTGGTGTCGGTTATCTGCGTGATTGACTTCACGGAGAAAAACGACGACTTCATCCAGCACAACCTGGGGGCGTGGCAGATTTTTTCGGAGTACTACGTGAACCTGTTTCCGTACTTCGCCAACCTGCTCTCCCCCATCACGGTGTTTATTGCGGTGGTGTTTGTGACGGCCCAGCTGGCGGCCCGCACGGAGGTAGTGGCTATTCTGGCCTCGGGCATCAGCTTCAAGCGGTTTTTGCTGCCCTACGTCATGGGCAGTGCCATTCTGGGCGCTTTAACCATGGCTATGACGGGTTGGATTATTCCGCTGGCCAACAAAACCCGGGTGGCTTTTGAGAAGGCCTACATCAAGAACCCCTACCGCTTCGACGCCCGCAACGTGCACTTCAAAATCGGGCCCCAGAGCTACGTGTTCATGGAGAGCTACGACAACGTGAACAACGTGGGCTACCGCTTTGCGCTGGAAACCATTGACGGCACGCTGCTGAAGCGGCGCCTGACCGCCGAGGCCATTACCTGGGACTCGACCAAAAAAGCGTGGCACCTGACGCCCCAGCTAGTGCGCACGTTTCGGGGCGAGCAGGAAACCCTGCAAAGCCTGCCCGCCCGCGACACTACGCTTAACCTCTACCCCAAGGACTTCGCCAGCACCTACCGCCTGGGCGAAACCATGACCCTGCCCGAGCTGAACCGCTACATCCAGCAGAAAATTGACCGGGGCGCCGACGACACGCAGGTGTACCTGAGCGAGAAGTACGAGCGGTACGCCTACCCCTACGCCATGTTTATCCTGACGGTGATTGGGGTGATTATGAGTGCGCGCAAGAGCCGGGCCGGTGTGGGCGGGCAAATTGCCCTGGGCTTCGTGCTGGCCTTTGTGTTCATCATCTTCGTTATTCTGAGCCGCAACTTTGCGGCCGTGGGCAGCCTCTCGCCCCTGCTGGCGGCCTGGGTACCTAACCTGGTCTTCACCGGCATCGGGCTGGTGCTGTACCGGGTGGTGCCAAGGTGA